ACCATCCCGCCCGCGGCGCGATGCCGGTCCGCAATCGCGCCGAGAGCGGTGAGCGAGGCGTCATCGAGGCCGTTGCCAGGCTCATCGAGCAGCCAGAGCGGCGCGCGGGTAAGCAGCAGACGCGCGATCGCGAGCCTTCGCCGCTGGCCGGCGGAGAGGAAGCGCGCCGGGAGATCGGCGAGCGGCGCGAGATGGACGGCTGCCAGCGCCGCCCCGACATCGCCGCCGCGGCGCGCCCAGAAGGCAAGGTTTTCGGCAACCGAAAGCCCCGGCTTCACCGCATCCTGATGGCCGAGATAGGCGAGCCTTCGGGCGTGATAGGAAAGATCGGCGAGCGCGTCCTCCCCGCGCCAGAGCAACGTTCCGGCGGCGGGCGGAATGAGGCCGGCGAGGACGCGGAGCAATGTCGATTTTCCGGCCCCATTCGCTCCGCGCAACAGCAACGCGCCACCGGCGTCAAGCCGAAACGACACCCCCTCGAGCACCAGACGCTCGCCACGAAACGCCGCGATCTGGCGGACTTCCAGCCATGCCCGATTCTCGTCCCGTGCGTCTTCGCCCGCCATCCGCGCCCGCCCCCGCTTGTCGCTGCGCGGGGTATGGTCTAAGCCCGCGCCTCATGCAACGCATGCCCGTGGCGCAATGGCGCCGCACGTGGCCAAATGGAGCGAGAGCGCATGAAAACGGTCGGCCAGGACAGCCTCAAAACCCGCCGCACGCTTACTGTAGAGGGAAAATCCTACGACTATTTTTCCCTCCCCGAAGCGGCGCGAACGCTTGGCGACATCTCCCGGCTTCCGGTCACGCTCAAGATTCTGCTCGAAAACATCCTCCGGTTCGAGGACGGCAAGTCCTATACCGTCGATGACGCCAAGGCGATCGCGGGCTGGCTGGAAAACGCCCATTCCGAGCGCGAGGTGCCGTTCCGCCCGGCGCGCATCCTGATGCAGGATTTCACCGGGGTTCCCGCCGTCGTCGATCTCGCGGCGATGCGTGACGGCATCACCCGGCTCGGCGGCGATCCCGCCCGTGTCAACCCGCTGGTGCCGGTCGATCTCGTGATCGATCATTCGGTGATGGTCGATGTCGCCGGCCGCGCCGACTCGCTTGCCCGCAACGTCGCGATCGAGTTCGAGCGCAATGGCGAGCGCTATGAATTCCTCCGCTGGGGCCAGGAGGCGTTCAGCAATTTCCGCGTCGTCCCGCCCGGCACCGGCATCTGCCATCAGGTCAATCTCGAATATCTCGCGCAAGGGGTGTGGACCGCCGAGGCCGAGGGCAAACATGTCGCCTATCCCGACACGCTCTATGGCACCGACAGCCACACGACGATGGTCAATGGGCTTGGCGTGCTCGGCTGGGGGGTTGGCGGCATCGAGGCCGAGGCGGCGATGCTCGGCCAGCCGATCGCGATGCTGATCCCCGATGTCGTCGGCTTTCGCCTCACCGGCCGGCTCCGCGAGGGCATGACGGCGACCGATCTCGTCCTCACCGTCACCGAAATGCTGCGCAAAAAGGGCGTGGTCGGCAAATTCGTCGAATTCTACGGCCCTGCCCTCGATCATCTGCCGCTCGCCGATCGCGCCACCATCGGCAACATGGCGCCGGAATATGGCGCGACGTGCGGCTTCTTTCCGATCGACCGGGTGACGCTCGATTACATGCGTCTCTCTGGCCGCGATCCGCACCGGCTCGCCCTCATCGAGGCCTATCTCAAGGCGCAAAACATGTGGCGCGACGAGACCGCGCCCGAGCCAAAATTCTCCACTACGCTAGAACTCGATCTCGGCAGCGTCGTCCCCTCGCTTGCCGGGCCGAAGCGGCCGCAGGATCGCGTCGCCCTCGACAAGGCCGCCGGCGCGTTTTCGGCGGAATTGGCCAAGAATTTCGCCGTGAGCGCCGAGCAGGCGGCCAAAAAGGTCAAGGTCGCCGGCAAGAATTACGAGATCGGCCATGGCGACGTCGTCATCGCCGCGATCACCAGCTGCACCAACACCTCCAATCCCGCGGTGATGATCGCCGCCGGGCTGGTGGCGCGCAAAGCCCGCGCGCGCGGGCTCGCGCCGAAACCCTGGGTGAAAACCTCGCTCGCGCCCGGCTCGCAGGTGGTCACCGAATATCTCAAAAGCGCCGGGCTCGACGCCGATCTCGACGCGCTCGGCTTCAACACCGTCGGCTATGGCTGCACCACCTGCATCGGCAATTCCGGCCCGCTCGATGAGGCGATCGCCAACGCGATCGAGGACAACAAGCTGGTCGCGGTCTCGGTGCTCTCGGGCAACCGCAATTTCGAGGGCCGCGTGCATCCCAATGTGCGCGCGAATTACCTCGCAAGCCCGCCGCTGGTGGTCGCCTATGCCCTCCTCGGCACGATCGGCGAAGACATCACAACGGCGCCACTCGGGACCGGGTCGGATGGCAAGCCGGTCCATCTCCGCGATGTCTGGCCGAGCAACGCGGAGATCGCCGAGGCGATCGCGCAGCATGTGACGCGGGAGAAATTCGTCGCCCGCTATAGCGACGTCTTCAAGGGGCCGGAGCAGTGGCAGCGCATCAAGGTCGCCGCGCACGAGGCGACCTATCGCTGGAACGACGGCTCGACCTATGTCAAGAACCCGCCCTATTTCAAGGACATCAGCAAGACGCCACCCGGGGTCGCGGACATCAAAGGGGCGCGCGCGCTGGCGATTTTCGGCGATTCCATTACCACCGATCACATCAGCCCGGCCGGCAGCATCAAGAAATCCTCCCCCGCCGGCGAATATCTGCTGACCCATCAGGTGCGCGAGGCGGATTTCAATTCCTATGGCGCGCGGCGCGGCAATCACGAGGTGATGATGCGCGGCACCTTCGCCAATATCCGCATCAAAAACGAGATGCTGCCGGGCGTCGAAGGTGGATACAGCAAGCACTTCCCCTCCGGCGAGCAAGCGCCGATCTATGACGTCGCCATGCGCTACCAGAAGGAGGGGGTGCCGCTGGTGGTGTTCGGCGGCAAGGAATACGGCACCGGCTCCTCGCGTGACTGGGCGGCGAAGGGGACGATGCTGCTCGGCATCCGCGCCGTCATCGCCGAGAGCTTCGAGCGCATCCATCGCTCCAATCTCGTCGGTATGGGCGTCCTGCCGCTCACCTTCAAGGACGGCATGGACCGCAAGGCCTTAAAGCTCACGGGTGAGGAAACCTTCGATCTGCTCGGCCTCGACACGCTTCGCCCGCGCATGGATCTCGCGCTCAGAATCCATCGCCCGAACGGCGCGACCGACGAGATCACCTTGCTTTGCCGCGTCGATACCGCCGATGAGGTCGCTTATTGCCGCCACGGCGGCATCCTGCCCTATGTTTTGCGCGGCATGGCGGCCTGAGCCGGCGCCTTACGTTGCGGCGGCCTAGGTTCCTTGCGAATCTGGGCCGTTTTCGGCTCAGCGCGTTGCCGGGCGCCGATCTCAGCCGGCTGCCGATTGCGCTTGATCTGCGC
This portion of the Acidibrevibacterium fodinaquatile genome encodes:
- the acnA gene encoding aconitate hydratase AcnA: MKTVGQDSLKTRRTLTVEGKSYDYFSLPEAARTLGDISRLPVTLKILLENILRFEDGKSYTVDDAKAIAGWLENAHSEREVPFRPARILMQDFTGVPAVVDLAAMRDGITRLGGDPARVNPLVPVDLVIDHSVMVDVAGRADSLARNVAIEFERNGERYEFLRWGQEAFSNFRVVPPGTGICHQVNLEYLAQGVWTAEAEGKHVAYPDTLYGTDSHTTMVNGLGVLGWGVGGIEAEAAMLGQPIAMLIPDVVGFRLTGRLREGMTATDLVLTVTEMLRKKGVVGKFVEFYGPALDHLPLADRATIGNMAPEYGATCGFFPIDRVTLDYMRLSGRDPHRLALIEAYLKAQNMWRDETAPEPKFSTTLELDLGSVVPSLAGPKRPQDRVALDKAAGAFSAELAKNFAVSAEQAAKKVKVAGKNYEIGHGDVVIAAITSCTNTSNPAVMIAAGLVARKARARGLAPKPWVKTSLAPGSQVVTEYLKSAGLDADLDALGFNTVGYGCTTCIGNSGPLDEAIANAIEDNKLVAVSVLSGNRNFEGRVHPNVRANYLASPPLVVAYALLGTIGEDITTAPLGTGSDGKPVHLRDVWPSNAEIAEAIAQHVTREKFVARYSDVFKGPEQWQRIKVAAHEATYRWNDGSTYVKNPPYFKDISKTPPGVADIKGARALAIFGDSITTDHISPAGSIKKSSPAGEYLLTHQVREADFNSYGARRGNHEVMMRGTFANIRIKNEMLPGVEGGYSKHFPSGEQAPIYDVAMRYQKEGVPLVVFGGKEYGTGSSRDWAAKGTMLLGIRAVIAESFERIHRSNLVGMGVLPLTFKDGMDRKALKLTGEETFDLLGLDTLRPRMDLALRIHRPNGATDEITLLCRVDTADEVAYCRHGGILPYVLRGMAA
- the ccmA gene encoding heme ABC exporter ATP-binding protein CcmA produces the protein MAGEDARDENRAWLEVRQIAAFRGERLVLEGVSFRLDAGGALLLRGANGAGKSTLLRVLAGLIPPAAGTLLWRGEDALADLSYHARRLAYLGHQDAVKPGLSVAENLAFWARRGGDVGAALAAVHLAPLADLPARFLSAGQRRRLAIARLLLTRAPLWLLDEPGNGLDDASLTALGAIADRHRAAGGMVIAATHHDLPFPNSSHVFLS